The following is a genomic window from Oncorhynchus kisutch isolate 150728-3 linkage group LG6, Okis_V2, whole genome shotgun sequence.
CACGAGACGTCTGCGGCGGCCTGATATAACCCCCTTGAGGGGTGCCCTGTTCCGAAGAGACACACACGAAACTTCAAacttttaacatttttatttcacctttatttaaccaggtaggctagttgagaacaagttctcatttacaactgcgacctggccaagaataaagcaaagcagttcgacacatacaacaacacagagttacacatggaataaacaaaaatacagtaaataatacagtagaaaatgtctattatatacagtgtgtgcaaatgaggtagaataagggaggtaaaggcaataaataggccatggtggcgaagtaattacaatataccaactAAACaatggagtgattgatgtgcagaagatgaatgtgcaagtagagatactggggtgcaaaggagcaagataaataaatacatgaggtagttggatgggctagcAGTTTTAGAAAATCGATTAAAGATCCTTCAGATCCGCCGAATCAAAACAAGCCCGCCTCTCGTGATCCTCACAACCGTCACTTTGCCCAGTACTCTCTCCACCAGTTTGGATAACTCAAATGGTTTCTTCAAGATTGGTACTCTGCTCAACCACCGGATTAaacactctcccccccccccttttttttgtcattacatacctttttattttattttattaacaacaaatcaatacataaagcacatgagggaacacaagcatacataggttacaaacaatggacaatcgagctagggggtacaatatcacattacaattacacaaggaccttaagggacatgcatatacttacaattctaacagcttttttgttagtagagcatttaaccgtcttaaaatacagttcaatttctttttttaGGGTACGAAAatttggttttctgtttgtaaatttacatttgtgtatatgaaatttggccaaaagcataatgaaattaattacataaaaatgtttcagtTTATTTCACCGGATTAAACACCAACAAACCGTACTCCTACTATTCTCGTCACTGTGCCCCACTGGGAAGTTATGCTACGGATAGGTTAAAATGGCATATTGCTGTTTCTTGCAGGCAGTTCATATGCACACCAGATCAGTGCTTTTACGATGACGTGGCACTGTTTATGACGTGAATCTTTCAAGATGGCGATGCACCTGCTTCATCGGTGGTAATTCTTTTAATTTCTAAAACGGTGTACATAAACGATAAAACAAAGCGTCGTTTCCAGTTGACAATAACTTTAATATTGGAGGACAACGTTGTCTTTATTACCTTTCAAACATGTCGACAGAGGAACTGTCAACCTCGGACAGCGAAGCTGCCTTTGCTGGGGCTGGCGAGCGATGGGCGCCCGTCGGCGCTGTAGCCAGTCCGGAGGATGAGAGCGGGAAGGGAAACGCGGTCGAGCCGAGGAGGAAAGGCTCAGCTGCGTCTGGTGAAACGGAGATGGTCGCAAGATTGAGGAAACTGGAGGACGAACAGGGCCTGCTGAATTCCTCGCTCCTCGCGTTGACATCTCATTTTGCACAAGTGCAGTTCCGCTTGAAGCAGATAGTTCACGCTCCAACTGATGAGAAGGAGAGGATGCTGGTAGAACTCGAGGAGTTTGCCTTCAAAGGCTGTCCTCACGTTGTGGGATGCAGGCCACAGGACTCTCAACAGCTTGAAAACGCGGTAAGTAGTCCATCTAGCCCACGGTTGGTCAGACTTGGTAGATCTAAGAATGTAAACAATGGTTCTTCTTCAGTAAATgatgtcaacacaaacactcaatTGCTTGAGGTTGTGTGATTATGCAAGCTATAAGCTATCCATTATGTGTAGAAAAATAGGTTATGTTAGTCCCCCACAAAACAGACCACAGGCAGACACCAATTTAGGCCTACACCAACGTCCGTACACAGTGTTCCACCAGTAGTACCTGATGAGGGGATGGGGGGTGAGTGTGGTGGTCACAGTAGTTCTTACTTATGTAGACTAGTCATCATTCAGTGTCAGTAGGATAGCTGTGATGATGACCAATGGACACATATAGACTCAGACACACTCTGGGATGCAACACTTGgaaacatgtgcacacacacacatacaggcagtagcagccaCCGTCTTGTCAAACATCTCACAGGAAATGAAATTATCCGGGCGGCTACCTGGCTTTTGATTAAGGCTTTGGTTTGCATCAAAATATCAAGGCtgtgctctctgttctgttccctgaGACCTGTTATCTCCAGAATAAGATATAAAATGGTAGTATCTCATCAGCACAATAAGTGACTCACAGGCTCAGTTAACATGCTTCCAGAAGATCATTATCACTATTATTACAGATATCAGACCTGACCTCTGTAATAATTGCTTCTATATGCACAATTAAACCAAACTCCATTGTTTACTCCATGCAACTCTCCATTTACCTTCGAGATTATGTAATACTGTCTTTGATTAAAGGTTTTCTTTTTCTGATTTCCTCTGTGTCTACATGCTTTACTTGTAGGAGGACCTGGTGAGTCTGTCTTTAGTAAACATGCATGATGAATAAGGGCTGTGTATAGACCCTCCCCATCACTCCCTGTCCCCTTTGTACACCCCAGTCCTCCACTGACAGTGTATTCTGTGTTCTCTCTTCTCcacacagagtgagagggagaagagggagcgtCTGGAGGTCCAGAGGGAGAAGCAGAAGGAGCTCATCGTCCAGCTGAAGACCCAGTTGGATGACCTGGAGCGCTATGCCTACCAGGAGGGCAGCTACGACTCCCTGCCCCAGTCTGTGGTCATGGAGAGACAGAAGGTAGGGCTCCGTTCATGTACCAGAAGTCTCCCAAAAATCTATTCTATACAATGTTGTTTCCTCCCCATGTGTAATGTCCTGGTAATACTCATGACGGTTCCACTCTTCCACTGCCAGGTAATCATTGACGAGTTGATCAAGAAGCTGGATGTGAACTTCAACGAGGACATAGGGAACCTGACGCCTGAGGAGCTAAGACAGAGAGTGGACGCTGCCATCGCTCAAATAGTCAACCCAGCCAGGGTCAAGGAGCAGCTGGTGGACCAGCTCAAGACCCAGATCAGGGACCTAGAGATGTTCATCAACTTCATCCAGGGTAGGTGGCAGTGGGCCTGGGATGCCATGTTGGCTGTGGTTAGGTGTCTTGGAAGCTCTCACTAATACACACTTTGTTACTGAAATATTCCACCAATATTCTGACTTACTACTGTATTTTCCCTTTACCCAACAGATGAGGTAGGGAACCCTCTTCTGTCTGGCGGTGAACCCAGCCAGCAGCCGAGGACAGCGGGGCCCAACACCAGAGCCCCTGGAGGGAGGAAGAAAAGTCAGTTATCAGCCAGCATTATTATCATAGGCTCTACAACATCACTCACAATAGATCTGTTTTAACGATTCTCTTCTCCTGCCCATAGTGGGCCCAGAACAGgcccagaagatgaggcagacgGGCTTGCAGCTGATCCAGCGGGCCCTGGCTGTGCTGCAGATCTTTGCAGTGAGCCAGTTTGGCTGTGCGGCTGGCCATGTTCCCCAGAGCATGTGGTCGCAGGGGGAAGGGGGCCAGGACTACAGCCCTCTGCTTCAGCGTCTGGAGGGGGCTGTAGACCGGGTTCGAGTGCAGGCCTCGTGCAGACAGCCCTCAGTAGATCATGTGGTCAGCTACAACAGCAGCTTGTCTTTGGGGTCCCGTGATGAGCTCACTGCCTCAGTGAGGAAGGAGCTGGCCATGGCTCTGAGAGACCTGCTAGCCCACGGTCTCTACTCCCCCTCCCAGGGCATGAGCCTGGTGCTGGCTCCCATCTCCTGCCTGCTGCCCTACAGACCTGGCCCAACAACCGTCCACCCCTGGGAGCTCTTTGTCAAGTATTACCACTCCAAAAACGGCAAGGCCTTCGTGGAGTCACCAGCCCGCCAGCTCTCGCAGTCCTTCAGCCTACCTGTTGCGGGCAATCCGGTCACTGTCACACCCAAGCAGTCTCTGCTCTGGGCCATTCACTCAGTGTTGCTGGAGCACGATCGCTACAAGCGAGGAGCAGACTCAGAGTTCAAGGCTCTGGTATGCATGGCTCTGAATGAGCAGAGGCTAGTGTCATGGCTTAACCTGCTTTGCAAGTCAGGGGCCTTGGTGCACCCGCACTACCAGCACTGGAGCTACATGGCCCAGACAGGCTTCGAGGGAGCCCTGCGCATCCTGGGACGTATCAGCCACCTCAAGTTTAACCTGCCGGTGGACCTGGCTGTGAGGCAGCTCAAGAACATCAAGGATGCCTTCTGAGAAGGGACTGTCGAGAGACCCAAAAACCATGCTTTCAGCTCACATGGTTACCAGGCCTGATTTAAgggtaaaaaaataatacaatcaACTGGCCCTTGAGGACTGGAAGGCATGGTTTGGGTCTCCCTCAAGTGCTGAAATTATAATTGGCATAAAAGATTTGTGCTAATGTTTCTTTATCTGTTTTACTTTAAATGTATCTTGGGTCATTGGGTCAAAACATTTTTATTAGCATCCTGTCTAAAACATGGCATGAATTCCGTGCAAAGCTGTTCAACAAAAATCAAGTGTGCAATGTTGAGATGCATTATATAGCAAATCTGATTTTTATATAGCAAAACTGTAACTAACATTTTATTTATCCATGCCTCCCATAACCACACAAAGGGAGCAGCATATCAAGATCTTAATGACTTGTTACATTGCATTATATGGAGCTTGTTGCCTCCCCTTAGGAAACACTTCCTTTATGTGATGTTGTTTGACTTGTCCCTATGGAGATGAGATACAGTAGCTCAGACCTATGCAGATAATATCATGAGGTTGGCCTTTTATTGTAATTCACTACTGTATAATGATTATCTATAGAATGGGTGATCATCAATGTGACCAAATGTATAGTCATTCCCTCCCCATACTCTAGTATGGGCAAAAACAGACCAGTATCCTGCACTGTCACTAAACTGTACATTTTGTGTTCTCTACGGAAGAGAATAATATGGGTTTACTACAGTTCACATTCACAGAGCATTGCTCTCTGTCTGTGGTTACTCAAAGCTCCACTGTTGTGTTCACAGAAGACGCGCACTATTCAATGCACTCAGGTCAAATGAACATGGCAACAGTGTATGCTCTCACCAATGAATGTACAAGAGAGGTCAAAATTCTAAAGATGTCACAAGTGTTCTGAAAATCAAAATGATAACTCATGTAGTGTCTCTCCGTTGAGAAATAAGCAGAACCTGCCTAACGTGTCTTAAAGGTAGATAACGTAGAGACCCTGTATTAAGTGCTGCTTTACTGGTCCAAATAgaagtgatttaaaaaataaatgaacttATATGATTTAACTATTTAGCTTATGTAATTACATATTTAATCGTCTAATATTTAAGATGATTGTGGGATGTGATCGTTTTCTCTGTTTCTATTTGTTTTTTGAATGGTGAATGAAAACCACTTGAAGTGAAATCTTCCTATTACATGTGAATCACATGGGGTGTATCCTGAAAAGCTGAATGTACAAACCATAGATACTGTTCATTTCCACATGAGTGAAAACTGTTTATCATCCCTGGTATGGTTTTTTCCAACCCTCATATTAAGGTGTTACCTACTTTGTTATTGGTTAAGTGCTGCTCCCAgactttctgttctgttctcttatGGTCTATGGTATTGTATTGAGATCTATTTCTATTTTGTTGTATAGTAAATTGCAAATGCCTCAGCCGGACCACTACCAGACTATGCTTGGATCTGGTCTGTGCTTTACTGGTGTGCATCTCCATGTAGTGTATGGGAGGACAGGTTGTCCTACATCGAAAGGGATACTTTGGTTTGCATAGTTCTGATGTGTTAGTGTGAAAATCAATACCCCCTTCATTTAGCCTGCATTGttatttttcaaatgcactgtgCTCATGTCAAAACTACTGTTAACACAAACATAGATGTACACATCACAATACTACTACTAAGGAATGTACATTTCTGTATGAAAAATGAGACTTAGTTACTGTCTCTGATTTGTTTTTGTTATTCTGTGCATACCCTACTGGTCAGATTGagaaaaagttatacagctgtttattgtttttgttcaataGCTATGAATGTGAGAAAATAAACTATTTCAAAAACCTATTTCAGCCCATTCATTGCTTTCAACACACTTGTTGTCAATGCACATTAATAAGTCATATAGAATACAGGGGTAATAATGATGCCTGACACTTTTGTCTTTAGTTTAGTCAAGTTGCAGACCTTCACTTTGCATAGCAGCATCAGATAACACTGGCAACTGTGCCAACAACTGAATACGACGCCTTGATTCCCACATCACAAAGAAACTCAATATAGGGCTGACTCTAGGTTCCCTTTTATAAGCTTGACATAAAtgactcctgagtggcgcagcggtttaaggcactgcatctcagtgctagaggcatcactgcagaacctggttcgatcctgggctgtatcacaaccagctgtgatcaggagtcccaCAATTGTCCCagggtcgtccgggttaggataggccatcattgtaaataaggatttgttcttaactgccttgcatTTTTTTTTATGACGTTCCAAAATAAAGGAACTGTTCCAGGACCAGTTCTGAGCATAGAGGTGTTCCGCTCGGCGGAAATGACGCATTGTTGATTTGATGTCAAAGGTCACGAAAATTTTCTCAACTTCCTTTCCTGCTAGCAGTGGCCACAGAATAGCACCAGTGAGTGAAATTCTCAACTGAATAATCTTCAACCATCTTGATAAATCCTGACGTTTACATACTTCTTAGTTGTTTTTTTACCCTAAAGTATACGTTTAAGATCCGGGTTTGTTGATAATTTCCCTTAATTTTACATTGGAAAAATGTGTGATTATATATAGTGTCTGCTATCCATATAGCTAGCGTTTCAACATGGCAGCTTGCTTGATGAGGTTCATGTCGATTCAAATCCAACCACTTCGGTTATGTAATTTATATAATCGGATAACCACAATGTGCTCGGTTAATGGCGTTCGGTTGCCTATTTGAATGTATACAACATATTGCCTAAATGGTAACGTTAAGCTAACTAGGTAAATAAACAGTGATGGCTGCCTAGCTAGGCTGGACAATAGGACGAGTCAAATTTACCTAAGGCTGAAAAACAGCTGAACGTTGGTTAACACCTACTTCAGTCAAGACATTATGTAATTTAACTTTTCATAAAATACTGTTTTTCGTTGCATGACTTGGCTACTTTACGTCGTTGTTGCTCCTGCAATCTCATTCAGTCATTGGTCATCTGACGTCCAAGCAGACGTAGTTTAGCTAATAGCATACTAATATTCTGTAGATATCAGTAGAATCTTTTATCTAGAAGCAATGAATATTGTCCCACATTGACCATTCCATGGCTTCTTGTCTAGTAATAATGCTTTTCTTTCGTAACTCACTTCTCTTGTCACCCAGAGATGGGCAAATTCATGAAACCTGGGAAGGTGGTGATGGTCCTTGCTGGGCGCTACGCTGGTCGTAAAGCTGTTATCGTCAAGGTAATTTTGATCCTGGGTTATTGTTAAATGTGCATGTTTCACTCTGTTTGATTAGTTACTGTTTGCTTGGACAATCCTCTTGCAATGTGGTCCATAAACACATTGCAAGAGCAATGAACAGCTAACTATATTGATTCTCTTCCTACAGAACATTGATGATGGTACCTCAGACCGCCCTTATAGCCATGCACTGGTCTCGGGCATTGACCGCTACCCCCGCAAAGTGACCACAACCATGGGCAAGAAGAAGATTGCCAAGAGGTCCAAGATCAAGGCTTTTGTAAAGGTGTACAACTACAATCACCTCATGCCCACCAGGTCAGTGGCAGGTGGACATGGGAATATGGGATGGGAGTAATGGTGGTTTAGGTGGCTGACATATGAGACTAAACTGTAGGTGACTAGCAGTATTGCATCCATGTAATATGTCCACATTTTCATGGAATTCTGGCAGTGACCAAACTGGCAGGGATCTATTAAGTGGGATGCAATATCAAGGAATGTATATATGGTGTACTGAGTGGACCCTATTCTGTTGGATGTGGTGAACTACCCTTTCGCACTCTTAAGCCAAGTTGTACTGAGCTGGCCTGGTTATGCATCCATATCCACCATAGTTGCTGTGCTGGAAAGATATCTGAGCCAGCAAAGTACGGTTTGGGTCAGCATGCTAGTGAAGTCTATGGCTGTTCAACCCATTTAATCTCTGCATGCATCAATTCAATTTGGTCTGTACTTAGTGAACTTGATAGGTGGCTTGGTTTGATTTTCATTCTTGATTCTTGGAATGTTCAGAGTAGGTGAAGTTTTATCCACTTGTGTTTGTCGTTATAGGAAATTGCCTTAGGTGTCTTACTAAGTGTCTTGCTGTGTTTTTCCCTGTACTCAGATACTCTGTGGACATTCCTCTGGACAAAACCGTCGTCAACAAGGACGTCTTCAGAGACCCTGCCCTGAAACGCAAAGCCAGGCGGGAGGCCAAGATTAAGTTTGAGGAGAGGTGAGTCTTTCCCACACCAGGAACCAGGACTTGTGAGAAATGCACAGGTTCCTTGTCCTGGTAATATCTGACACATGATACAAGTAGCTGAACTACTATAGGATAATTAAATATCATGCTTTTTCATCTCCATTGAAtaccttttctaaaatgtttttttctatCCACAGGTACAAGACAGGCAAGAACAAATGGTTCTTCCAGAAACTTAGATTCTAGGCGTTCATTGGTTTCActaataaatgtataaaaaaaaaacattgactgGTGTTTTCATTTGTGGTTTTATTGACAAGTGTAAGATGTTTGAGATTAAGCTGACAAAAGCTGCTTGTTAATGACAATGTTCATGTCATGAATTCACTTATTGGCCCAACCAGACTTGTGTGAACATGGCATTGACAAGTAAAATAAGTGGAAATTTGTTGGGAGCGCAGTGAAGTACAATCTTGTCCTTGTACATTTTGCTCATTTCCATTTCAACACTCTCAAATTGGCACAGTGGTCACCAAGCTACTGAACGTGCATGTTTCCCAGCCACTAGCACACCTGAAATCTATTCAAGGTCATTTTATATATCTCAGCAAAAAAAtgaacatccctttttcaggaccctgtcttttaaaAATAATTCAGAAAAATCaaagtaacttcacagatcttcattgtaaaggggttTAAACACTTACCTGTGCTTGTTCAATGAGcaataaacaatgaatgaacatgcacctgtggaaggatcattaagacactaacagcttacagacagtaggcaattaaggtcacagttatgacaaCTTAAGACACAGGCCTTTTTACTGAATACTGGGAAAAACACCAAGAGaaatatgcccagggtccctgctcaactgtgtgaatgtgccttaggcatgctgcaaggaggcatggggactgcagatgtgaccagggcaataaattgcaatgtctacTGTGGAGACGCCTAAGagcgctacaaggagacaggatggacagctgatcgtactcgcagtggcagaccacgtaacaacacctgcacaggatctgaacatcacacatgcaggacaggtacaggatggcaacaactgcttGAGTtccaccaggaacgcacaatccctccatcagtgcatAGACTGTCCGCTATAGGctgaggcaggtcctcaccagatatcactggcaacaacattgcctatgggcaccgtcactggaccagacaggactggcaagaaGTGCTCTTCACTTGACGagttgcagttttgtctcactgttaatcgtcaaaggaatgagcgttacaccgaggcctgtattctggagcgggattgaggtggagggtccgtcatggtctggggcggtgtcacagcatcatcggactgaggttgttgtcattgcaggcaatctcaacgctgtgcgttacagggaagacatcctcctccctcgtgtgttacccttcctgcaggctcatcctgacatgaccctccagcatgacaatgccaccagccatactgctcgttctgtgcgtgatttcctgcaagacaggaatgtcagggttctgccatggccagcgaagagcccggatctcaatcccattgagcacgtctgggacctgttggattggagggtgagggctagggccattccccccccagaaatgtccggaaacttgcaggtgccttggtggaagagtggggtaacatctcacagcaagaactggcaaatctggtgtagtccatgaggaggagatgaccTGCAGCTGGTGACCTGCAGCTATTTTTccaacaccagatactgattgttacttgttcagtttatgtctcagttgttgaatcttgttatgttaatgtaaatatttacacgttaggtttgctgaaaaaaaaacacagctgacagtgagaggatgtttctttttttgctgagtttatatatacagttgaaatcggaagtttacatacacttaggttggaatcattaactcgtttttcaaccactccacaaatttcttgttaacaaactatagttttggcaagtcgtttaggacatctacttgtgcatgacacaagtcatttttccaacacttGTTTACAGTCAGATTATTTCATTATTTCAAATAATTCCctggatcacaattccagtgggtcagaagtttacatacactaagttgactgtgcttttaaacagcttggaaaattccagaaaattatgtcatggctttagaagcttctgataggctaattgacataatttgagtcaattggaggtgtacctgtggctgtatttcaaggcctaccttcaaactcagtgcctctttgcttgacatcatgggaaaatcaaaagaaatcagtcaagacctcagggaaataaattgtagacctccacaattctggttcatccttgggagcaatttccaaatgcctgaaggtaccatgttcatctgtacaaacaatagtacgcaagtataaaaaccatgggaccacacagccatcatacggctcaggaaggagatgcgttctgtctcctagagatgaacgtactttggtgcgaaaagtgtaaatcaatcccagaacaacagcaaaggaccttgtgtagatgctggaggaaacaggtacaaaagtatctatatctacagtaaaacgagtcctatatcgacatgtcctgaaaggccgctcagcaaggaagaagccactgctccaaaaccgccataaaaaaagccagactacggtttgcaactgcacatgcggacaaagatcgtagtttttggagaaatgtcctctggtctgatgaaacagaaatagaactgtttggccataatgaccatcattatgtttggaggaaaaaggggaggcttgcaaaccaaagaacaccatcccaaatgtgaagcatgggggtggcagcatcatgttgtgggggtgctatgctgcaggagggactggtgcacttcacacaatAGATGGCATGGGGATGGAAAATTATCTGgatataatgaagcaacatctcaagacatcagtcaggaagttaaagcttggtcacaaatgggtcttccaaatggacaatgaccccaagcttacttccaaagttgtggcaaaatggcttcaggacaacaaagtctcaaggtattagagtggccatcacaaactgacctcaaccccatagacaatttgtgggcagaactgaaaaagtgtgtgtgagcaaggaggcttacaaacctgactcagttacaccagctctgtcaggaggaatgggccaaaattcacccaacttattgtggaagcttgtggaaggatacccgaaaagtttgacccaagttaaacaatttaaaggcaatgctaccaaatactaattgagtatatgttaacttctgacccacggggaatgtgatgaaaaaaagaaatgctgaaataaatcactctactattattctgacttttcacattcttataataaagtggtgttcctaactgacctaaaacagggacttttttactaggattaaatgtcaggaactgtgaaaaactgagtttaaatgtgtgtgtgtgtgtgtcgtcgaCTAAGGTGTGTGtcgacttccgacttcaactgtatgtatactcAGTAAAAGCTGGTGTATTGAGTGCTGTGCTGGCTACCCAAGCGCCTACCTCTTGTCGAAATCTGCCGTCTCGTTTTGAAGAAACTGAAACTGAAAGAAAAAGAAGACGTACCACTTCACAACAGCTAACTACAGTAAGTTGTTGACTCCGCTTTGTCTTCTATAAAATCGTAACTAAATGAATGTTTTAATTTAAAATAGATTGGATATGTGTTAAGAGTCATACTTTTTTGTTAAAGACTTCAAATGAACGGTCAATGGTACTTGGACGCGTTGAAAGTCGGACCGACTCAAAAAGGAATGTGTAGCTATATGAATACCGAACGCATTTTATAAAGTGTAACCTACACTAGTCAGTGGAGACgttggctgcgtttagacagcaAGTCCAACTCTGATATTTTTTCCAGTAATTGGTCTTTTGATCTGTCACAGCTCTTTTTCATTATAAATTGGGCCTACTTCACATTTTCCACGACATTTTATACTCTTTACAGATTAGCGTCAATTTCTCCGACAGTCATGTGTGATGAGGTAAGGGGGAACCCAATCTTCAGTGAGTCTTATCATTTTTGTAAACAGG
Proteins encoded in this region:
- the LOC109898708 gene encoding 60S ribosomal protein L27-like, producing the protein MGKFMKPGKVVMVLAGRYAGRKAVIVKNIDDGTSDRPYSHALVSGIDRYPRKVTTTMGKKKIAKRSKIKAFVKVYNYNHLMPTRYSVDIPLDKTVVNKDVFRDPALKRKARREAKIKFEERYKTGKNKWFFQKLRF
- the LOC109898696 gene encoding RUN domain-containing protein 1 isoform X2 produces the protein MSTEELSTSDSEAAFAGAGERWAPVGAVASPEDESGKGNAVEPRRKGSAASGETEMVARLRKLEDEQGLLNSSLLALTSHFAQVQFRLKQIVHAPTDEKERMLVELEEFAFKGCPHVVGCRPQDSQQLENASEREKRERLEVQREKQKELIVQLKTQLDDLERYAYQEGSYDSLPQSVVMERQKVIIDELIKKLDVNFNEDIGNLTPEELRQRVDAAIAQIVNPARVKEQLVDQLKTQIRDLEMFINFIQDEVGNPLLSGGEPSQQPRTAGPNTRAPGGRKKMGPEQAQKMRQTGLQLIQRALAVLQIFAVSQFGCAAGHVPQSMWSQGEGGQDYSPLLQRLEGAVDRVRVQASCRQPSVDHVVSYNSSLSLGSRDELTASVRKELAMALRDLLAHGLYSPSQGMSLVLAPISCLLPYRPGPTTVHPWELFVKYYHSKNGKAFVESPARQLSQSFSLPVAGNPVTVTPKQSLLWAIHSVLLEHDRYKRGADSEFKALVCMALNEQRLVSWLNLLCKSGALVHPHYQHWSYMAQTGFEGALRILGRISHLKFNLPVDLAVRQLKNIKDAF
- the LOC109898696 gene encoding RUN domain-containing protein 1 isoform X1, whose protein sequence is MSTEELSTSDSEAAFAGAGERWAPVGAVASPEDESGKGNAVEPRRKGSAASGETEMVARLRKLEDEQGLLNSSLLALTSHFAQVQFRLKQIVHAPTDEKERMLVELEEFAFKGCPHVVGCRPQDSQQLENAEDLSEREKRERLEVQREKQKELIVQLKTQLDDLERYAYQEGSYDSLPQSVVMERQKVIIDELIKKLDVNFNEDIGNLTPEELRQRVDAAIAQIVNPARVKEQLVDQLKTQIRDLEMFINFIQDEVGNPLLSGGEPSQQPRTAGPNTRAPGGRKKMGPEQAQKMRQTGLQLIQRALAVLQIFAVSQFGCAAGHVPQSMWSQGEGGQDYSPLLQRLEGAVDRVRVQASCRQPSVDHVVSYNSSLSLGSRDELTASVRKELAMALRDLLAHGLYSPSQGMSLVLAPISCLLPYRPGPTTVHPWELFVKYYHSKNGKAFVESPARQLSQSFSLPVAGNPVTVTPKQSLLWAIHSVLLEHDRYKRGADSEFKALVCMALNEQRLVSWLNLLCKSGALVHPHYQHWSYMAQTGFEGALRILGRISHLKFNLPVDLAVRQLKNIKDAF